A single genomic interval of Nonomuraea rubra harbors:
- a CDS encoding phosphatase PAP2 family protein, producing the protein MYNDIVGFSLTTPAWLHTFAEVGTDAGLFLFAALFVVAAVRAWRGPARDLALVIAGPAGIVGAYVVSEVVKLLVREDRPCRGGVATIAACPPLDDWSFPSNHSVIAAGAAATLVLAWRGLAWLVFPLAAVMAFSRVFVGVHYPHDVAAGFLLGVALAPLFTLLLVGAVTPAVRLARARLLGGQSEPSRPAPHANPSAPYAKPPLANQPAPYAEPPIANRSVASMSRSRMPGSE; encoded by the coding sequence GTGTACAACGACATCGTCGGCTTCTCGCTCACCACCCCCGCATGGCTGCACACCTTTGCCGAGGTCGGCACCGATGCCGGGTTATTCCTCTTCGCGGCGCTGTTCGTGGTGGCCGCCGTGCGAGCGTGGCGGGGGCCGGCGCGTGACCTGGCGCTCGTGATCGCCGGGCCCGCGGGGATCGTGGGCGCGTACGTGGTGAGCGAGGTCGTCAAGCTGCTCGTCCGGGAGGACCGGCCGTGCCGGGGCGGCGTGGCGACCATCGCCGCCTGCCCGCCCCTGGACGACTGGTCCTTCCCCAGCAACCACTCGGTCATCGCGGCGGGCGCGGCGGCCACGCTCGTGCTGGCCTGGCGCGGCCTGGCCTGGCTGGTGTTCCCGCTGGCCGCCGTCATGGCGTTCTCGCGGGTGTTCGTCGGGGTGCACTACCCGCACGACGTGGCCGCGGGCTTCCTGCTGGGCGTGGCGCTCGCCCCGCTGTTCACGCTGCTGCTGGTGGGAGCGGTCACCCCCGCCGTACGGCTCGCCCGCGCCCGCCTGCTCGGCGGCCAGAGCGAGCCCTCCCGGCCGGCCCCTCACGCGAACCCGTCGGCTCCTTACGCGAAGCCGCCGCTCGCGAACCAGCCGGCTCCTTACGCGGAACCGCCGATCGCGAACCGGTCGGTCGCCTCGATGAGCCGGTCCAGGATGCCCGGCTCCGAGTAG
- a CDS encoding universal stress protein, with protein MIGAHVIVGYSNDAGGRDALALGSAITRVTGGELTIATIYPPGSPGLAVEAQANLAHAAEELGPIPAEYITYESRGTGRGLSVLASRIRADLIVVGSASGGQHGRIAIGTTADHLLHLSSEAVMVAPAQYVPPTEPGRLTLAYVHRPQCDAAVGQVAQAALRLGVPLRLITLDLRTEDQGKLRDDLALAVRLAWEQTGIEAESEVAEGHDVTAALADVEWLPGELLVCAASEDAQPHRVFLGELAMKVLRASACPVTVLPKGFS; from the coding sequence GTGATCGGAGCGCACGTGATCGTCGGATACTCGAACGACGCGGGCGGGAGGGACGCTCTCGCCCTCGGTTCCGCGATCACCCGTGTCACCGGCGGCGAGCTCACGATCGCCACGATCTACCCGCCCGGCAGCCCGGGGCTCGCGGTCGAGGCGCAGGCGAACCTGGCGCACGCGGCCGAGGAGCTGGGGCCGATCCCCGCCGAGTACATCACCTACGAGAGCAGGGGCACCGGGCGCGGCCTGTCGGTGCTGGCGAGCAGGATCAGGGCCGACCTGATCGTGGTCGGCTCGGCGTCCGGCGGGCAGCACGGCCGCATCGCGATCGGCACCACCGCCGACCACCTGCTGCACCTGTCGTCCGAGGCGGTCATGGTGGCACCCGCCCAGTACGTGCCGCCCACCGAGCCCGGCCGCCTCACGCTGGCGTACGTGCACCGGCCCCAGTGCGACGCGGCCGTCGGCCAGGTGGCGCAGGCGGCGCTGCGGCTGGGCGTGCCGCTCCGGCTGATCACCCTCGACCTGCGCACCGAGGACCAGGGCAAGCTCAGGGACGACCTGGCGCTGGCCGTCCGGCTGGCCTGGGAGCAGACCGGGATCGAGGCGGAGTCGGAGGTGGCCGAGGGCCACGACGTGACGGCCGCGCTGGCGGACGTGGAGTGGCTGCCCGGCGAGCTGCTGGTGTGCGCGGCGAGCGAGGACGCCCAGCCGCACCGGGTGTTCCTCGGCGAGCTGGCCATGAAGGTGCTGCGTGCCTCCGCCTGCCCTGTCACCGTGCTGCCGAAGGGCTTCTCCTAG
- a CDS encoding sensor histidine kinase, which translates to MLLARVIVVAVLAALSSVYVLAGAAGVVLVFAVQCLYTLWARRWWLLAAQAVLVYWVTLGSGASVVVLGFLAGSLLVTRLWAVAPGVVFSAVVIAYARGGDVATTLDLAITTVLMTLIVPGLIRLVERVDELHATRRALAAAAVGEERLRIAAELSDGLGRGLATIMAGVRRAMSGSGAGELGEVVSAARRSLTDARAAAAGYRAMSLTPELTTARAMLAAAGVSVEVRAGHAEPLGPAGALLATVLREAVTDVVRRGTAGHCLIETVERSGTVTLRVTDDGRRTAEDDALSDLATRVRAAGGRLAGGLSDQGRHTVEAALPAPQRGPDEREPADLSVLLLAAVLVGFSLKALLQIPANLLLPATALLAVIVVMQLRSVTGRHMTALSVMAVLAFAPIPLFGPIWLGAGGFLAGPVLLAFRPRTAWPLVAAIIAATAAVAAAYGLPLPAAANVTVSNLVTGLVVYSLLRLAGLAKELQAAREDLARSAVVEERLRAARDLHDLLGHNLAAILLKCELARRLPPDRARAELADVLEMAERAEHDLRSVSGEQLDLSLAAEAESAASVLRAARVEVRAGLAHPPLPAEVETVLSAVLREAVTNVLRHSTARHCVIGTAAEGDRVRLTVRNDGARTAEARRGSSGLGNLTTRLAALDGRLTTGVEDGWFRLDATAPLVPAATPLVQAMAR; encoded by the coding sequence GTGTTACTGGCGCGAGTGATCGTGGTGGCGGTGCTGGCCGCGTTGTCCAGCGTGTACGTGCTGGCGGGCGCGGCCGGGGTGGTGCTCGTGTTCGCCGTGCAGTGCCTCTACACCCTCTGGGCCAGGAGGTGGTGGCTGCTGGCCGCGCAGGCCGTGCTCGTCTACTGGGTGACGCTGGGGTCCGGCGCGTCCGTGGTCGTGCTGGGCTTCCTGGCGGGGTCGCTGCTGGTCACGCGGCTGTGGGCGGTGGCGCCCGGGGTGGTGTTCAGCGCGGTCGTGATCGCGTACGCCCGGGGCGGCGACGTCGCCACGACGCTCGACCTGGCGATCACCACGGTGCTGATGACGTTGATCGTGCCGGGGCTCATCCGGCTGGTGGAGCGCGTGGACGAGCTGCACGCCACCCGCCGGGCGCTGGCCGCGGCGGCGGTGGGCGAGGAGCGGCTGCGCATCGCGGCCGAGCTGAGCGACGGCCTGGGGCGCGGGCTGGCGACGATCATGGCCGGGGTGCGCCGGGCCATGAGCGGCTCCGGGGCCGGGGAGCTGGGCGAGGTGGTGAGCGCGGCACGGCGTTCGCTGACGGACGCGCGGGCCGCGGCGGCCGGCTACCGGGCGATGTCGCTGACCCCCGAGCTGACCACGGCCAGGGCCATGCTGGCGGCGGCCGGGGTGAGCGTGGAGGTGCGTGCCGGGCACGCCGAGCCGCTGGGCCCGGCGGGCGCGCTGCTCGCGACCGTGCTGCGCGAGGCCGTCACCGACGTCGTACGCCGCGGCACCGCCGGCCACTGCCTGATCGAGACCGTGGAGCGGTCCGGCACGGTGACCCTGCGCGTCACCGACGACGGCCGCCGCACCGCCGAGGACGACGCGCTGAGCGACCTGGCCACCCGGGTCAGGGCCGCCGGCGGCAGGCTGGCCGGCGGCCTGTCCGACCAGGGCCGCCACACGGTCGAGGCCGCCCTGCCCGCCCCGCAGCGGGGGCCGGACGAGCGCGAGCCCGCGGACCTGTCCGTGCTGCTCCTGGCCGCCGTGCTGGTCGGCTTCAGCCTCAAGGCCCTGCTCCAGATCCCGGCGAACCTCCTCCTGCCCGCCACCGCGCTGCTGGCCGTCATCGTGGTCATGCAGCTCAGGTCCGTCACGGGCCGGCACATGACGGCGCTGAGCGTGATGGCGGTGCTGGCGTTCGCGCCGATCCCGCTGTTCGGGCCGATCTGGCTGGGCGCGGGCGGCTTCCTGGCGGGCCCGGTGCTGCTGGCCTTCCGCCCGCGTACGGCCTGGCCGCTGGTCGCCGCGATCATCGCCGCGACGGCGGCCGTGGCCGCGGCGTACGGCCTGCCCCTGCCCGCGGCCGCGAACGTCACCGTGAGCAACCTCGTCACCGGCCTGGTCGTCTACAGCCTGCTGCGCCTGGCCGGGCTGGCGAAGGAGCTCCAGGCGGCCAGGGAGGACCTGGCGCGTTCGGCTGTTGTCGAGGAGCGCCTGCGTGCCGCCCGCGACCTGCACGACCTGCTCGGCCACAACCTGGCCGCGATCCTGCTCAAGTGCGAGCTGGCCCGCCGCCTGCCGCCGGACCGGGCGCGGGCGGAGCTGGCGGACGTGCTGGAGATGGCCGAGCGGGCCGAGCACGACCTGCGCTCGGTCTCGGGCGAGCAGCTCGACCTCTCGCTCGCCGCCGAGGCGGAGTCCGCCGCGTCCGTGTTGCGCGCGGCGCGCGTGGAGGTGCGTGCCGGCCTGGCGCACCCGCCGCTGCCCGCCGAGGTCGAGACCGTGCTCAGCGCCGTCCTGCGCGAGGCCGTCACGAACGTCCTGCGTCACAGCACCGCCCGCCACTGCGTGATCGGCACGGCCGCCGAGGGCGACCGGGTGCGCCTGACCGTACGCAACGACGGCGCCCGCACCGCCGAGGCCCGGCGCGGCTCGTCGGGCCTGGGCAACCTGACGACCCGCCTGGCGGCGCTGGACGGCCGGCTCACGACCGGCGTCGAGGACGGCTGGTTCCGGCTCGACGCCACGGCCCCGCTGGTACCCGCCGCTACGCCCCTGGTCCAGGCCATGGCGCGCTAG
- a CDS encoding response regulator transcription factor, protein MIRILLAEDQAVIRGALTALLGLEPDLEVVASVESGAAAVASAAVELPDVAVLDIDMPGELDGLEAAARISARVPSCRTLMLTGHGKPAHLKRALAAQVGGFLLKTAPPEELVGAIRDVAAGKRVLDPSLAVTAWDLADNPLTPREADVLRLVADGLDAPEIAARLHLTAGTVRNYLTAIVAKLNARNRTDAVRLATEAGWI, encoded by the coding sequence GTGATTCGCATACTTCTGGCCGAAGACCAGGCGGTCATCAGGGGCGCCCTCACGGCGCTGCTCGGGCTGGAGCCGGACCTGGAGGTGGTCGCCTCCGTCGAGTCCGGCGCCGCCGCCGTCGCCTCGGCCGCCGTGGAGCTCCCCGACGTGGCCGTCCTGGACATCGACATGCCCGGCGAGCTCGACGGGCTGGAGGCCGCCGCGCGGATCAGCGCCCGCGTGCCGTCGTGCCGCACGCTCATGCTCACCGGGCACGGCAAGCCGGCGCACCTCAAGCGGGCACTGGCGGCGCAGGTGGGCGGGTTCCTGCTGAAGACCGCGCCGCCCGAGGAGCTGGTGGGCGCGATCCGCGACGTCGCGGCGGGCAAGCGGGTTCTGGACCCGTCGCTGGCCGTCACGGCGTGGGACCTGGCCGACAACCCGCTCACGCCGCGCGAGGCCGACGTGCTGCGGCTGGTCGCCGACGGCCTGGACGCGCCCGAGATCGCGGCGCGGCTGCACCTGACCGCCGGGACCGTGCGCAACTACCTGACGGCCATCGTGGCCAAGCTGAACGCCCGCAACCGCACCGACGCGGTCCGCCTGGCCACCGAGGCGGGCTGGATCTAG
- a CDS encoding ABC transporter ATP-binding protein has protein sequence MTEAVRLDAVSKVYGKGQGAVAALREVSVGIPRGSFTAVMGPSGSGKSTFLHCAAGLDVPSSGSVRLGGTELAGMGETELTELRRERVGFVFQAFNLVSALDVVENVTLPLRLSGTRVPRGRLEEILRRVGLEGRAGHRPAQLSGGQQQRVAIARALITGPEVVFGDEPTGALDTMTARDVLRLLREVVDGLGQTVVMVTHDPLAASYADTVLFLADGRIVDSMSGPTPEKVAERMTRLGAWK, from the coding sequence ATGACAGAGGCAGTGCGGCTGGACGCCGTGAGCAAGGTGTACGGGAAGGGTCAGGGCGCGGTGGCGGCCCTGCGGGAGGTGTCGGTGGGCATCCCGCGCGGCTCGTTCACCGCGGTGATGGGGCCGTCGGGGTCGGGCAAGAGCACGTTCCTGCACTGCGCGGCGGGGCTGGACGTGCCGTCGTCCGGCTCGGTGCGGCTTGGCGGCACCGAGCTGGCCGGGATGGGCGAGACCGAGCTGACCGAGCTGCGCAGGGAGCGGGTCGGCTTCGTGTTCCAGGCGTTCAACCTGGTCTCGGCGCTCGACGTGGTGGAGAACGTCACCCTCCCGCTCCGCCTGTCCGGCACCCGGGTGCCGCGCGGCCGGCTGGAGGAGATCCTGCGCAGGGTGGGCCTGGAGGGTCGCGCCGGGCACCGTCCCGCGCAGCTCTCGGGCGGCCAGCAGCAGCGGGTGGCCATCGCCAGGGCGCTGATCACCGGCCCCGAGGTGGTGTTCGGCGACGAGCCGACCGGGGCGCTGGACACGATGACGGCCAGGGACGTGCTGCGGCTGCTGCGCGAGGTGGTCGACGGCCTGGGGCAGACCGTGGTGATGGTGACGCACGACCCGCTGGCGGCTTCGTACGCCGACACCGTGCTGTTCCTGGCCGACGGCCGGATCGTGGACTCGATGAGCGGCCCCACTCCGGAGAAGGTGGCCGAGCGGATGACCAGGCTGGGGGCGTGGAAGTGA
- a CDS encoding ABC transporter permease, producing the protein MEVIGFAWKTLRDRKGAFAGAFVALLCAAALVCACLMLLETGLRGSVSPERYAGAPVIVAADQFVRETVDKGDGETKTKAKPLAERAWLPESVVGTLRRTPGVSKVVAEVTFPFGPYTGHGWESAALTPFTIARGREPRAGGEIVVDARAGLEVGARLRGYRVVGVTAQALPSQDTVFFSTAQARRLAGHPGMVSAAGVFPAVARAPQGTVLYAGEERGRLEFLDAEQARVKLISMGGALAGTSLIVAILVVVGTFALSIQQRQRELALLRAVAATPRQVRRLVGGQALVVGLLAGVPGAAAGVGLGLWLHSIFVSLGATPANLSLVVSPFPPLAALLATVAAAWAAARVSARRLARIRPVEALGEAALDGGRLPRWRLVAGPVLVAGAVALTLVLSGLDTEAAATPVTMLTALLWTVAVSVLGPLLARAVRLVPLPWAGGSGFLAARNLRATPRALAAVLSPLTLMVAMTCTILFAQTTMGAAAQEQAAAGTRADHVLPGASAEEIQRIPGVQAVTRVLRTSVRFGLDKYQAQAVTYDPRTMDLGIVSGTMDGFGPGSVALSGTAAAHLSLSPGDQARLTLGDGTPATLKVAAVYSRGLGFGDVTLPYELVRGHVDDPAGTLLVSAPGVTLPGAAPEAATTGSADPQVTFVALGLIIAFTAIAVVNTLAMATSGRARELAVLRLAGTTRRQVLRMLRLETLCAVLASAVTGTVVAVVTLAAFGAGMTGSAVPYVPPVAYALVIAAATALALLATALPARLALRTRPAEAVSST; encoded by the coding sequence GTGGAAGTGATCGGCTTCGCGTGGAAGACGCTGCGTGACCGCAAGGGCGCGTTCGCGGGCGCGTTCGTGGCGCTGCTGTGCGCGGCCGCGCTGGTGTGCGCGTGCCTGATGCTGCTGGAGACCGGGCTGCGCGGCTCGGTCTCGCCCGAACGGTACGCGGGCGCGCCCGTGATCGTGGCCGCCGACCAGTTCGTACGGGAGACCGTCGACAAGGGCGACGGCGAGACCAAGACGAAGGCCAAGCCGCTGGCCGAGCGGGCCTGGCTGCCCGAGTCGGTCGTCGGGACGCTGCGGCGCACGCCCGGCGTGTCGAAGGTGGTGGCCGAGGTGACGTTCCCGTTCGGCCCGTACACGGGTCATGGCTGGGAGTCGGCCGCGCTCACCCCGTTCACGATCGCGCGGGGGCGCGAGCCGCGGGCCGGCGGCGAGATCGTGGTGGACGCCCGCGCCGGGCTGGAGGTGGGGGCGCGGCTGCGCGGCTACCGGGTCGTGGGCGTCACCGCGCAGGCCCTGCCGAGCCAGGACACCGTGTTCTTCAGCACCGCGCAGGCCCGCCGCCTGGCCGGGCACCCCGGCATGGTCAGCGCCGCCGGCGTCTTCCCCGCCGTCGCGCGGGCGCCGCAGGGTACCGTGCTGTATGCCGGGGAGGAGCGCGGCAGGCTGGAGTTCCTGGACGCGGAGCAGGCCAGGGTCAAGCTGATCAGCATGGGCGGCGCGCTGGCCGGGACGTCGCTGATCGTGGCGATCCTCGTCGTGGTGGGCACGTTCGCGCTGTCGATCCAGCAGCGCCAGCGGGAGCTCGCGCTGCTGCGGGCCGTGGCCGCCACGCCGCGCCAGGTCCGCCGGCTGGTGGGCGGCCAGGCGCTGGTGGTGGGCCTGCTGGCGGGGGTGCCGGGGGCGGCCGCGGGGGTCGGGCTGGGCCTGTGGCTGCACTCGATCTTCGTGTCGCTCGGCGCGACCCCGGCGAATCTGTCGCTGGTCGTCAGCCCGTTCCCGCCGCTGGCCGCACTGCTCGCCACCGTCGCCGCCGCCTGGGCCGCGGCCCGCGTCTCGGCCCGCCGCCTGGCCAGGATCCGCCCGGTGGAGGCGCTCGGCGAGGCCGCCCTCGACGGCGGACGGCTGCCCCGGTGGCGGCTGGTGGCGGGGCCGGTGCTGGTGGCCGGGGCCGTGGCGCTCACCCTGGTGCTGTCGGGGCTGGACACGGAAGCCGCGGCCACCCCGGTGACCATGCTGACCGCGCTGCTGTGGACGGTCGCCGTGTCGGTGCTCGGGCCGCTCCTGGCCAGGGCCGTCCGGCTGGTCCCGCTGCCGTGGGCCGGCGGGAGCGGTTTCCTGGCCGCCAGGAACCTGCGCGCCACCCCCAGGGCGCTGGCCGCCGTGCTGTCGCCGCTCACCCTGATGGTGGCGATGACCTGCACGATCCTGTTCGCCCAGACCACGATGGGCGCCGCCGCCCAGGAGCAGGCCGCCGCCGGCACCCGCGCGGACCACGTGCTGCCCGGCGCCTCCGCCGAGGAGATCCAGCGGATTCCCGGCGTCCAGGCCGTCACGCGGGTGCTGCGCACCTCGGTGCGGTTCGGCCTGGACAAGTACCAGGCCCAGGCCGTCACGTACGACCCGCGCACGATGGACCTCGGCATCGTCTCCGGCACGATGGACGGCTTCGGCCCCGGCTCGGTGGCGCTCAGCGGCACCGCCGCCGCCCACCTCTCGCTCTCGCCGGGTGACCAGGCCAGGCTCACGCTCGGCGACGGCACCCCGGCCACGCTGAAGGTGGCCGCCGTCTACTCCCGCGGCCTCGGCTTCGGCGACGTGACGCTGCCGTACGAGCTGGTACGCGGCCACGTGGACGACCCGGCGGGCACCCTCCTGGTCTCGGCCCCCGGGGTCACCCTGCCGGGGGCGGCTCCCGAGGCGGCCACCACCGGCTCCGCCGACCCGCAGGTCACCTTCGTGGCGCTCGGCCTGATCATCGCCTTCACCGCCATCGCCGTGGTCAACACCCTGGCCATGGCCACCTCGGGCCGGGCCAGGGAGCTGGCCGTGCTCCGCCTGGCGGGCACCACCCGGCGTCAGGTCCTGCGCATGCTGCGCCTGGAGACGCTCTGCGCCGTGCTGGCCTCCGCCGTGACGGGCACGGTGGTGGCGGTGGTGACGCTGGCGGCGTTCGGGGCGGGGATGACGGGGTCGGCGGTGCCGTACGTGCCGCCGGTGGCGTACGCGCTGGTGATCGCCGCCGCGACGGCCCTGGCCCTGCTGGCCACGGCTCTCCCTGCCCGGCTGGCGCTCAGGACCCGCCCGGCGGAGGCGGTGTCATCGACCTGA
- a CDS encoding glycosyltransferase, producing the protein MKVLVNAGPWLTVPPAGYGGIENVVATLVPALRSRGVQVVLASVGSSTLEVDELISAYDDEQFSELQKPYNQVMGITHAHLARVVDELRGRDDIDLVHDHVEVVGPTVLSAFGGPPVLHTLHWDLHKHPAFYGAFPPSIAVNGVSESQIARAPEALRAASLGAVHLATPLADPLTGWDTRADQGEHLVVMGRICGLKGQHVAARICQKLGLPLVLAGPVSGRNTPAELDVVAQNPYHPLHSHPDVRYHLDQVSRYLDGDLVRWVGAVGGPERDYLYASARAALFPIQWDEPGGTAVVEALALGVPPVGLRRGCLPEIIDHGRTGFLADTEAELAEWVLRVGDIDPEECRQEAFRRFSPSVMADRYLDLYEKVLSGR; encoded by the coding sequence ATGAAAGTCCTGGTGAACGCGGGGCCGTGGCTCACGGTTCCGCCCGCCGGCTACGGCGGGATCGAGAACGTGGTGGCCACGCTGGTGCCCGCGCTGCGCTCGCGAGGCGTGCAGGTGGTGCTGGCCTCCGTCGGCTCCAGCACGCTCGAGGTGGACGAGCTGATCAGCGCGTACGACGACGAGCAGTTCAGCGAGCTGCAGAAACCGTACAACCAGGTCATGGGCATCACCCACGCCCACCTGGCCCGGGTGGTGGACGAGCTGCGCGGGCGCGACGACATCGACCTCGTGCACGACCACGTCGAGGTGGTCGGCCCCACGGTGCTCTCGGCGTTCGGCGGCCCGCCCGTCCTGCACACCCTCCACTGGGACCTGCACAAACACCCCGCCTTCTACGGCGCGTTCCCGCCGTCGATCGCGGTCAACGGCGTCTCGGAGTCGCAGATCGCCCGCGCCCCCGAGGCCCTGCGCGCCGCCTCGCTCGGCGCCGTCCACCTCGCCACCCCGCTCGCCGACCCGCTCACCGGCTGGGACACGCGCGCGGACCAGGGCGAGCACCTGGTGGTGATGGGCCGCATCTGCGGGCTCAAGGGCCAGCACGTGGCGGCCAGGATCTGCCAGAAGCTCGGGCTCCCGCTGGTCCTGGCCGGCCCGGTCAGCGGCCGCAACACCCCCGCCGAGCTGGACGTCGTCGCCCAGAACCCGTACCACCCGCTGCACAGCCACCCGGACGTGCGCTACCACCTCGACCAGGTCTCCCGCTACCTCGACGGCGACCTGGTCCGCTGGGTCGGCGCGGTGGGCGGCCCGGAGCGGGACTACCTGTACGCCTCGGCCCGCGCCGCGCTGTTCCCCATCCAGTGGGACGAGCCGGGCGGCACGGCGGTCGTGGAGGCCCTGGCACTCGGCGTCCCGCCCGTCGGCCTGCGGCGCGGCTGCCTGCCGGAGATCATCGACCACGGCCGCACCGGCTTCCTCGCCGACACCGAGGCGGAGCTGGCGGAGTGGGTGCTCCGGGTCGGCGACATCGACCCGGAGGAGTGCCGCCAGGAGGCCTTCCGCCGCTTCTCGCCGTCGGTGATGGCGGACCGGTACCTGGACCTGTACGAGAAGGTCCTCTCAGGTCGATGA
- a CDS encoding glucosyl-3-phosphoglycerate synthase — MRALARVQEWYGPHSSTAAEWPVDALMMAKGDTTVSVVLPARDEENTVGDIVAAIRRDLVERTPLVNEILVVDSNSTDATAQRAREAGARVVAQGEVLSHLPPLTGKGEALWKGLAASKGDIVVYIDADLRSFGAHYVSGLVGPLLVDADTQFVKATYERPYIGSDGAAQQGGGGRVTELVARPLLNMFWPELAGFAQPLGGEYAARREVLERVPFVTEYGVEFGLLVDLLQLIGLDAMAQVDLGHRTHTHQSIPALGRMAGQIMLTAWSRLERQGRVLASEPPAHTLLQFGLEGQADLVDVAVAERPPLASLVLEEDLA; from the coding sequence ATGCGAGCCTTGGCCAGGGTCCAGGAGTGGTACGGCCCGCACTCGAGCACCGCAGCAGAGTGGCCGGTGGACGCCTTAATGATGGCCAAGGGAGACACCACGGTCAGCGTGGTGCTTCCCGCACGCGACGAGGAGAACACGGTGGGCGACATCGTCGCCGCCATCCGCCGTGACCTCGTCGAGCGCACACCGCTCGTCAACGAGATCCTCGTCGTCGACTCCAACTCGACCGACGCCACCGCCCAGCGGGCCCGCGAGGCGGGCGCCCGCGTGGTGGCGCAGGGAGAGGTCCTCTCCCACCTCCCACCCCTCACAGGCAAGGGCGAGGCCCTGTGGAAGGGGCTTGCCGCCTCCAAGGGCGACATCGTCGTCTACATCGACGCCGACCTGCGCAGCTTCGGCGCGCACTACGTGTCGGGCCTGGTCGGCCCGCTGCTGGTCGACGCCGACACCCAGTTCGTCAAGGCGACCTACGAACGGCCCTACATCGGCTCGGACGGCGCCGCCCAGCAGGGCGGCGGCGGGCGCGTGACCGAGCTGGTGGCCAGGCCGCTGCTCAATATGTTCTGGCCGGAGCTGGCCGGCTTCGCCCAGCCGCTCGGCGGCGAGTACGCCGCCCGGCGCGAGGTGCTCGAACGGGTGCCCTTCGTCACCGAGTACGGCGTGGAGTTCGGCCTCCTCGTCGACCTGCTCCAGCTCATCGGGCTGGACGCCATGGCGCAGGTGGACCTGGGGCACCGCACGCACACTCACCAGTCGATCCCCGCACTCGGCCGCATGGCCGGGCAGATCATGCTCACCGCCTGGTCCCGCCTGGAACGGCAGGGCCGCGTGCTCGCGTCGGAGCCCCCGGCGCACACGCTCCTGCAGTTCGGGCTCGAAGGGCAGGCCGACCTGGTGGACGTGGCCGTGGCGGAGCGACCTCCGCTCGCCTCCCTCGTCCTGGAGGAGGATCTGGCATGA
- a CDS encoding Gfo/Idh/MocA family protein, which produces MAWWLDPSRSGGQIVEQAVHVLDLARLLVGEVSMVHVVPAENAVNGEVDRATAAVLRFSGGAAGLLATSCLLTRKHRVGLEVCADGIALEVSETRLLVDGERAIEDDGQAKVRVDREFINAVQGRRADVRVPYEEALRTHRLALALAKSAVERRPVTLDDDQ; this is translated from the coding sequence GTGGCGTGGTGGCTCGACCCGAGCAGGTCCGGCGGCCAGATCGTGGAGCAGGCGGTCCACGTCCTGGACCTGGCCCGGCTGCTGGTGGGCGAGGTGTCCATGGTGCACGTGGTGCCCGCCGAGAACGCCGTGAACGGCGAGGTGGACCGGGCCACGGCCGCGGTGCTGCGCTTCTCCGGCGGGGCCGCCGGGCTGCTTGCCACCTCCTGCCTGCTCACCCGCAAGCACCGGGTGGGGCTGGAGGTGTGCGCCGACGGGATCGCGCTGGAGGTCAGCGAGACCAGGCTGCTGGTGGACGGCGAGCGCGCGATCGAGGACGACGGCCAGGCCAAGGTGCGGGTGGACCGGGAGTTCATCAACGCCGTGCAGGGCAGGCGGGCCGACGTCCGCGTACCGTACGAGGAGGCGCTGCGGACCCACCGCCTTGCGCTGGCACTCGCCAAGTCCGCCGTCGAACGGAGGCCGGTGACGCTCGATGATGACCAGTAA